CAAATTCGAGAGGGTTTGCCAAGAAGGTAGTCGAGTGGCTACAAGAAGTTGATACGGAGTAGATCGTAGCATTTACTTATATTTATTCATTAGTACATAGTAGAAAAGGACATATTACATTGTGCTAAGACGTCTACAGAATCAGCACTGTACTCAGAGTCCGTAAAGCTAGCAGGTGTCCTGGGTATTGTTCACCTTTCAGTGATGTAAGATTCGCGCTATCGCCTTTGATGAGATAAGCTGTACTAAAAGATATCAATCGATTACAACTAAATTGGCCTAAGAATCAGTGATCCTACGATGACCGCTACGAAGAAGGTCTTAATGCTCCATGGATTCGTTCAGTCGGGGAAGATCTTTTCGTCAAAGACTGGCGGATTGCGTAAAAGCTTAATGAAGATGGGCTATGAACTATACTATCCAACAGCACCCTTGATAGTTGATAAACAGATGATAAAAAACCTTCATagatcaaagaatgaagatgGCAAGGAGACAATTGATATAGCCTCTGAATTTAGTACTTCCAACACAACCGATGACTTAAACGGATGGTACATTCGCGATGGGCCAGGTCTCagtgatttcaagataGAGAGGCTTACTTTAGATTATCTCCATGATTATGTGGTTCAAAATGGTCCCTTTGATGGGTTGATGGGCTTTAGTCAAGGTGCTGGCTTGGCAGGTTATTTattgacaaatttcaatggtatACTAAATCTCTCGCCAGAACAGCAACCCCcattgaagttcttcataAGCTTCAGTGGTTTCAAGTTTGAACCAGAACATTTCCAAAAATCATACATTAAGAAGGTCTCAGTACCATCTTTGCATGTTCAAGGTGAATTGGACACCGTAGTGACAGAAGCCAGATCAAGTGCTCTTTTCTATTGCTTCGAGGAAACTAGTAGAGCTCTGCTTAAGCATGCAGGAGGGCATTTCGTCCCTAATTCCAAACCATTTGTCATGCAAGTTTGTGGCTGGATCCAGAGCATTATGTCTCCAGTATCTAGCAAAGATCCATTGAGTTCAAGCCAAGAGACAGAGAAGCCCGACTTAGATGAAGATCTTCTAAGCATGATAGACTCTATAGGGAAGGTATGAGTCAGGTGCGTACATGGCTAGAAAGCATTCTTATGCCAGTGTCATCGGATCTGAGTAACTCTACCTGATTAGTTAAGTATGAAAATTTACCAATATAATACTGCTCTGTATACATGAGGAAAAAATCCTTTAAAAAGCTCAACCATCGATCGCTGCTTAAACCTAAAATCGATATTTTTGTACAGGTTTTCGACCTCCTGAATATCATCGAATCCTTTTATTTATCATTATCGTATTATAAGGTTGCCTACAAGTTCGCGCTGCATTATCGTTACGCCAGTTTGTCACAGATAAGAAAGGGTGAAGGACAATAATATAAAGAGCTTGACAAAGAGACCTCTATACCTTCTTACTAGATCCCATAAATCAAGAGTTTTGAGGAGCTTAAGAGAATGGTAACTCCTCCTAGTTTGAAGATTGCTCAAATACTATGCGCTAGTTTATGGTGTCTTTTCGCTGCTGGTGTAGTATTTGGTTTTGCAGCATTTAAATCAGTGCTTCTCAGTGAAGGTGTTTACTCCGACCTATGCCAAGCTGATAAGTCTACAGGCCCCTGTGTTAAGCAGGATctgaaattgaacttgCTTTTCACAATCGCTGCAGGTGTTACGAACGTTATCGCACTACCAGTTGGATGGATCTTAGATCATTATGGACCAAGAATCTGTGGAATTGTTGGATCTCTATGGATTgcagcagcttctttgatattcGTGTGGTCTCGTGAATTGGAATCTTACTGTGATCCATATCTTCTGGGTTACACATCCCTCGCTATTGGGGGTCCATTTGTCTTTATTTCTAGTTTCCAACTAGCTAACAGCTTCCCAAAGAAATCAGGCTCCATTTTGGCTTTGATAACTGGAACTTTCGACTCATCATCAGCATTGTTTTTGCTATATAGAGTGACTTATCAAAAGCACAACGGCCATCCACATTTACctactttcttcaagttttaCTTGATAGTACCATTATTCATCGTCATTTGCCAAATGGCCATCATGTCTCATGATTCATACAAAACTCAAGGCGAAGTTGTCAAGTTGACTACAGAAGGCCTGGACGAAAATGGTCAGTTATTagaaggtgatgatggGTCTGCTATTATTCCGAATGTGCAAGAGCGTGAATCTTTACTTTCTCAGGAAGCTTTAGAGTATAACGAAAGCGTGCAAGCTCAAAATGGTCGCAGAAAGTCAGTGCTTGAAAATTATGTGGAAGCTAAGCTTGAAAGGAGTTCTGGTGGAGCATTTGGTATCCTGCATGGTCTCACGGTGAAAGAACAACTTCGTAACCCCTTATTTTATCTGATGGTGATCTTTGCCACGATTTGCATGCTTAGAATCAATTATTTCGTGGCTACGATACGTTCGCAGGAGGATTATTTACTGAAAGATCCTCAGCTGGCTTCTAAGATGAATTCGATTTTTGATATTGCACTACCGCTAGGTGGAGTTATCTCTATTCCATTCACTGGACTGATTCTAGATCACTTAGACACTTTGAGCACTTTGACATTGGTTTCTGTGGCTTCTATTGCTATCGGTATCTTGGGTTTAATTCCAAATTCCTTCACTGCTAATTTGTTAGGAATATTGTTGCTCGTAGTTTACAGACCATTTTATTACACTGTCATTTCCGATTATGTTTCCAAGATCTTCGGGTTTGAGACATTTGGAACAGTTTATGGGGCCCttatttcaatttctggtGTCTGCAATATGCTCCAAAGTGTCCTGGATAGTTGGACTCACAATACTTTTCACATGAATCCATTTCCAGTCAATTCCGTGCTAGTGCTTGCTACCATTATCTCCAGCTTTGTTTTGCTCAGAAATCTCCAACTAAACGTTcgcagaagaaattgtgCCAAGGCTGTGGCGGAACCTGGGCACACTACATATGGCAGTGCTTAGTTCGCACTaattttcagaatttttaAATATTCATAGACTCATTGTTCATAGATCTTACTGGAACTATCGACAAGAAGACCAATACTCAATTTATCTTAGAATGTATAGCATTATCGTCAATTGAAAGTTATTTTAACCAGCGCGGAGCATAAAGCCCACCATTCAACCAAAAATAAATTTTTGACGCAATAATGTAGCTTAACGAAGTTGGATCAACCTGGCATTCGCCTCATCTTCCACATAAGACGTAaatttatttatttatttttACTATTTTTTCTAATCACTTGGCGCCTCTCAAGAAATACTTTAACACTTGAAATGACAGTAAAATTAAAGTTTCTTTAATTCAATAAAGAGGAAATTAAATGGTTAACTCAATTCAGGATAGCCCTAATTACATGCAGCCGGATTCATTAGGAATTGATGATCTCGGTAGTATCAAATCAAACACTGTAAAGGGGACACGATTGGACCGGATTTTACAGTTGAgcagaaagagaagaaacctaaatcaagagatcaaggaaTTTTCACGAGCAATAAAACCTATGGAATTTGAATCTTACCATGATtattttttgatcaatACTTTTAAGAAAGGGGTTTCAGCTAGTGGGCATGTTGATTTAgaaggtttgaaaagtAGAAACAACGGCCGTTACTATAAGAGAATTAAGAGAGGCCAAAATCCTGATACACGAGAGTCTAACGGATCAAATCCGAACGG
This DNA window, taken from Torulaspora delbrueckii CBS 1146 chromosome 2, complete genome, encodes the following:
- the FSH3 gene encoding putative serine hydrolase (similar to Saccharomyces cerevisiae FSH3 (YOR280C); ancestral locus Anc_8.740) is translated as MTATKKVLMLHGFVQSGKIFSSKTGGLRKSLMKMGYELYYPTAPLIVDKQMIKNLHRSKNEDGKETIDIASEFSTSNTTDDLNGWYIRDGPGLSDFKIERLTLDYLHDYVVQNGPFDGLMGFSQGAGLAGYLLTNFNGILNLSPEQQPPLKFFISFSGFKFEPEHFQKSYIKKVSVPSLHVQGELDTVVTEARSSALFYCFEETSRALLKHAGGHFVPNSKPFVMQVCGWIQSIMSPVSSKDPLSSSQETEKPDLDEDLLSMIDSIGKV
- the FMP42 gene encoding Fmp42p (similar to Saccharomyces cerevisiae YMR221C; ancestral locus Anc_8.739), whose protein sequence is MVTPPSLKIAQILCASLWCLFAAGVVFGFAAFKSVLLSEGVYSDLCQADKSTGPCVKQDLKLNLLFTIAAGVTNVIALPVGWILDHYGPRICGIVGSLWIAAASLIFVWSRELESYCDPYLLGYTSLAIGGPFVFISSFQLANSFPKKSGSILALITGTFDSSSALFLLYRVTYQKHNGHPHLPTFFKFYLIVPLFIVICQMAIMSHDSYKTQGEVVKLTTEGLDENGQLLEGDDGSAIIPNVQERESLLSQEALEYNESVQAQNGRRKSVLENYVEAKLERSSGGAFGILHGLTVKEQLRNPLFYLMVIFATICMLRINYFVATIRSQEDYLLKDPQLASKMNSIFDIALPLGGVISIPFTGLILDHLDTLSTLTLVSVASIAIGILGLIPNSFTANLLGILLLVVYRPFYYTVISDYVSKIFGFETFGTVYGALISISGVCNMLQSVLDSWTHNTFHMNPFPVNSVLVLATIISSFVLLRNLQLNVRRRNCAKAVAEPGHTTYGSA